A genomic window from Prunus persica cultivar Lovell chromosome G2, Prunus_persica_NCBIv2, whole genome shotgun sequence includes:
- the LOC18785064 gene encoding ADP-ribosylation factor-related protein 1 translates to MFSLFYGLWKYMFSKTEFHVLILGIDKAGKTTLLEKLKSLYSNLEGLPPDRIVPTVGLNIGRIEASNTKLVFWDLGGQPGLRSIWEKYYEEAHAVVYVIDATCPLRFEDSKSALEKVLRHEDLQGAPLLILANKQDLADSVSAEELARYLDLKKLDERVYMFEAVSAYDGMGIKESVEWLVEVMERSKRTEMLRARAGATGPASN, encoded by the exons ATGTTTTCGTTGTTTTATGGACTCTGGAAATATATGTTCAGTAAGACAGAGTTTCATGTACTCATTCTTGGAATCGACAAAGCTGGGAAAACG ACTTTGCTCGAGAAGTTGAAATCACTTTACTCAAACTTGGAAGGTCTCCCTCCTGATCGAATTGTTCCAACTGTGGGACTTAATATTGGTCGTATTGAAGCATCAAATACCAAACTTGTGTTCTGGGATCTGGGAGGTCAG CCTGGTCTTCGCTCAATCTGGGAAAAATATTATGAAGAAGCACATGCCGTGGTCTATGTAATTGATGCCACTTGTCCTTTACGTTTTGAAGATTCAAAATCTGCATTGG AAAAAGTTCTTCGGCATGAGGATTTGCAAGGAGCTCCTCTATTGATTTTGGCCAACAAGCAG GATCTTGCTGATAGTGTATCAGCTGAGGAACTTGCTCGATATCTAGATCTTAAAAAGTTGGATGAAAGGGTTTATATGTTTGAAGCCGTTTCAGCATATGATGG GATGGGGATTAAAGAAAgtgtggagtggttggtggagGTAATGGAGAGAAGCAAGAGAACTGAAATGTTGAGAGCCCGTGCAGGAGCAACAGGCCCTGCTTCTAACTAG
- the LOC18785011 gene encoding putative uncharacterized protein DDB_G0287975, translated as MQIRVKCSCGESNCPEWAVVELQGMVEVQSQFQDRLHNLHIGLLCRPSASSQDQTYTFTVGYHELTGTKQPLKKPLLVLRKLKPSRDAGVELEVIGIIRHRILFNTRPMALISKPQPAVKKNKGSEQIAAQFNSVP; from the exons atgcaGATTCGGGTGAAGTGCAGTTGCGGAGAAAGCAACTGCCCAGAATGGGCGGTGGTGGAATTGCAAGGGATGGTGGAGGTTCAGTCCCAATTTCAAGATCGCCTCCACAACCTCCACATCGGCCTCCTCTGCCGCCCTTCCGCCTCCTCCCAGGACCAAACCTACACATTTACTGTTGGGTATCACGAATTGACAGGAACCAAACAGCCCTTGAAGAAGCCACTCTTGGTCTTAAGGAAACTCAAGCCCTCCCGAGACGCAGGGGTAGAATTGGAAGTCATCGGAATTATTCGCCACCGGATTCTGTTCAATACCAGACCTATGGCCCTCATTTCCA AACCACAACCAGCAGTGAAGAAGAATAAGGGCAGCGAGCAAATAGCAGCTCAGTTCAACTCCGTGCCTTGA